Below is a window of Mycolicibacterium rhodesiae NBB3 DNA.
CACCTGGCCGAGAGCGAGGATCGCCCACGGAATCGCCGCTCCCAGCGCCCACACCATCGGCGCCTTCCGGCTCGGCGGATTCGTGGGATCCTTCATGTTCGCGAGGTTCACGATTTCTCGAGACTCAGGCACTGGCTCACCCCGAACAGCCGCAGCGTACGCAGCGTCCGCGCCGGAATCAGTTCCGCGACATCGGCTGTTGCGACAACCGCGGGCCGGTCGACCGGGATCCGTTCGCCGCTGTGCAGGACGGTCGCGGAGCCGGCGTCGAGCACGTTGCGCAGCCAATCGGTGCGGACACCATAGGGCAGGGCTATCAACAACCTGGTCGTCGTTTCGATGATGTCGACGGGCGTCTCGTAGGTCTTGCCGGACTTGCGCCCGACGTGTTCGATGACCGACGTCTGCGTTCCCTCGGTGCCCGCGGTGCGCATCACCCGGGGATTCGTCACAGAGCGATTCATCCGCCGGACGGCATTGACCACCGGGTTCACCTGCCACCGCATACCCGCGACCAGCAGGCCCAACAACGCCACGACGGCACCAATCAGCGTCCCGAGGATCACCGCGACTACTCGCATACCAACGAAACTAACCGGCGGCGCAAGATCAGCGGCTCTGAGTATGTTGATCGCATGAGCGCCAAATGGACCGCGGCCGATGTGCCGGACCAATCCGGACGCACAGCGATCATCACCGGCTCCAACACCGGCATCGGCTACGAAGCCGCCGCCGTCCTCGCCGCACGAGGTGCGCACGTCGTGCTCGCCGTCCGCAATCCCGCCAAGGGAGACGAAGCCGCCGCCCGTATCAGGACGATGAGCCCGAATGCGGTCGTCTCCGTGCAGGAACTCGACCTGACGTCGCTGGACAGCATCCGCGCCGCGGCCGACGCCCTGCGCACCGCGCATCCGCGCATCGATCTGCTCATCAACAACGCGGGCGTGATGCACACACCGCGATCGAAGACCAAGGACGGTTTCGAGCTGCAGTTCGGCACCAACCATCTCGGGCACTTCGCATTCACCGGTCAGCTGCTCGACAACCTGCTGCCCGTGGCCGGCTCGCGGGTGGTGACCGTCAGCAGCCAGGCCCACCGTTTCCGCGGCGCCATCGACTTCGACGACCTGCAGTCGGAGCAGAAGTACGACCGGGCGACCGCGTATGCGCGGTCCAAGATCGCCAACCTGATGTTCACCTACGAGCTGGCACGGCGATTGGAAGCGAGTGGGGCGCCGACGATTGCGACGGCCGCGCACCCGGGCAGCTCGAACACGGAGCTGACGCGCAACTACCCCAGTTTTCTGCAAGGCGCCGTGAACGTGGTGTGGGGATTGATTTCGCAGAGTGCGGAAATGGGGGCGCTGCCGACGCTGCGTGCGGCCACCGATCCCGGCGTGCGCAACGGCGAGTACTACGGACCCGACGGCATGGGTGAACAGCGCGGCCACCCGAAACGTGTTGATTCCAATAGGCAGTCGCACGATGTGGCCGTGCAGCGCCGGCTGTGGGACGTGTCCGAGAAGCTCACCGACGTCAGCTTCGGTGTCTGATGCGATCCGTCGAGGAGCATCAGCGCACCGTGGCGGCTCTGATCGGTCGCCGACCGGCGGTCACCGTCCCCATCTCCGACACGCTCGGGCTCGTCCTCGCCGCCGACGTGGTGGCTCCGCTGTCGCTGCCCGGCTTCGACAACTCCGCGATGGACGGCTATGCGGTTGTCGCCGAGGATATTTCGGGCGCAACCGCTGAGGAGCCAGTACGCCTTCCGGTCGCAGAAGACATCCCGGCCGGCCGGACCGACCAGCTCACCCTCACCCCCGGCACCGCCCACCGGATCATGACCGGCGCGCCACTGCCCGCCGGTGCCACCGCCGTCATACCCGTCGAGTCCACCAACGGCGCCACCGACACCGTCGAGATCCGCGCGAGCGCCAAACCGGGTCAACACATCCGCCGCGCGGGTGAGGACGTCACCGCAGGCACGACGGTGCTGCGCGCCGGACAGGTCGTCAGTCCCGCCGCGCTCGGTCTTGCCGCCGCCCTCGGACTCGCCGAGTTGTCCGTCATCCCGCGCCAGCGCGTGCTGGTGATGTCGACGGGATCCGAACTCGTCGCGCCGGGCACACCTCTTCAACCCGGTCAGATCTACGAATCCAACGCGGTGATGCTCGCCGCGGCGTTGCGCGATGCCGGCGCCGACGTGGTGGCCGCGCCGACAACGGGCGACGACGTCGACGCGTTCCGCGATGCGCTGACCCGCCATCGCAGCGACGCCGACCTGATCATCACGACCGGTGGTGTCAGCGCGGGCGCGTACGAGGTCGTCAAGGATGCGCTCGGAGCCGGACGGCCGGCGACATCGGGCCTGAGCGGCGAGGTGGAATTCGTCAAGGTCGCGATGCAGCCCGGTATGCCGCAGGGCTCGGGCGTTGTCGACGGCACGCCGATCATCACGTTCCCGGGTAACCCGGTCAGCGCGCTGGTGTCCTTCGAGGTGTTCCTGCGCTCGCCGCTGCGGCGTGCGATGGGGCTGCCCAACGCCGATCGCCCCAGGCGCTCGGCCGTGCTGACCGAGGACCTCACGTCGCCGCGCGGCAAGCGTCAGTTCCGCCGCGGAGTCCTCGACCCAGAGGCAGGTACCGTCACCAGTTACGGACCGCCGGCATCGCATCACCTGCGCTGGTTGGCGTCGGCGAACTGTCTGTTGGAGATCGATGAGAACACCGCCGAACTCGCCGGTGGGTCCAATGTTCAAGTGTGGGACTTGGCATAGCCCGATTGGCGGCACGTCTCGCCCGTAGAATCGGCCCACGATGGCCAGACGCCCCGACATTCAATCCGGCCCGGCGCGGTTCGCTGCGCTGGTCCGCACCTCCGTCCCTCCGATGCACCCGGCCGGGCTGCCGTTCGTCGGCGCGAGCCTCGCCGTTGCTGCGCTCGGGTACCGCAGCCGCTGGTTGCGGCGGGCAGGGCTCGCGTCCGCAGCGGCCAATGCCGCGTTCTTCCGGCACCCGCCGCGGGTACCACCGACCCGCGGCGGCCTCGTCGTCGCGCCGGCGGACGGACTGATCTGCCTCATCCAGGAGGCGGTGCCACCGGCCGAACTCGGCCTGCCCTCAACGCCATTGCTGCGGGTCAGCATCTTCCTGTCGATCTTGGACACCCACGTGCAACGCGCTCCCATCGGTGGCGAGGTGGTTGGCGTCGCCCACCGGCCGGGGAAGTTTCATTCCGCCGAACTGGAAGCCGCAAGCGAGCTCAACGAACGCAACAGCGTGGTCATCCGCAGTCCAGAAGGTGCGGAGGTGATCGCTGTGCAGATCGCCGGTCTGGTGGCCCGCCGGATCGTGTGCAACACCAAGGTGGGCGACAAGCTCTCGATCGGCGAGACGTACGGCCTGATCCGCTACGGCTCACGGCTGGACACGTACCTGCCCGCCGGATCGAACCTGCTCGTGTCAGTCGGCCAGCGCGCACTCGGTGGCGAAACGGTACTGGCCGAATTGCCCTCAGCCCCCGGGGCGACTTCGTGATCAAACCCCGAGTCAAGGCGCCGGTGATCAGCCTGCGCATCCTGCCCAGCGCCATGACCGTGACCGCCATCTGTCTCGGTTTGAGCGCCGTGAAATTTGCGCTCGACGGCAGACCGACGGAGTCGATGGCGTTTCTGGCCGTTGCGGCGATTCTCGACGCGCTCGACGGCCGCATGGCTCGGATCCTGAAGGCCACGTCCCGGATGGGCGAGGAGATCGACTCGCTCGCCGACGCGGTGAACTTCGGCGTCGCACCGGCATTCATCGTCTACGCGACGCTGCTCTCGTCATCGCGCATCGGCTGGATCGTGGTGCTGCTGTACGCGGTGTGCATCGTCTTGCGGCTGGCCCGGTTCAACGCAATGCTCGACGTCGTCAAGCCGGACTACGAGAACAAGTATTTCGTCGGCATGCCGGCCCCCGCCGGGGCGATCGGCGCGATCGGACCCTTGGCGGCCAAGATGCAGTTCGGCGACGGCTGGTGGACCTCTGAAATCGCCGTTGTGATCTGGATCGTCGGCGTTTCGCTACTCGCCGTCAGCTCGCTCCCGATGCGTAAGATCCATACCTTCGCGGTGTCGCCGAACATGGTTCCGCTGCTCCTGGTGGCAGTCGCGATTCTGGTAGCCGCGTCGATACTCTTCCCCTACCTCGTGATCCTGGCGATCATCATCGGGTACGTCATCCACATCCCGTTCGCGATCCGGACCCGGCGATTCCTGGCCGCGCATCCCGAGGTGTGGGACGACAAACCCCGACAACAGCGGCAGGCACGACGGGCGATCCGCCGCGCGCAGCCGCACCGCCGGTCCGTGATGCGACTCGGGTTGCGCAGGCCGGGCTCCTGACGTGACCGGTTTCGACTCGGGGCGCTCTGGAACCGACCGCCCCGCCCTCAAGCAGCAACTCACGCTGACCGCGCGCCTGAACACCTCGGCGTCGGACACCCGCCGTGGCGTGGTCCGGCTTCATCCCGAAGTCATTGCGGCGCTCGGTATCCGGGAGTGGGACGCGGTCTCGCTGACCGGCTCACGGACCACCGCCGCGGTGGCGGGTGTGGCCCCTTCGGGAACGCCGACCGGCACCGCGCTGCTCGACGATGTCACGTTGTCCAACGCAGGTGTCCGCGAGGACACCGGGGTGCTCGTCGCTCCGGCGACAGTCTACGGCGCGAGGTCGGTGACGTTGTCCGGCTCCAATCTCGCCACCCGGTCGATCTCACCGGCGACGCTGCGTCAGGCCCTGCTCGGCAAGGTGATGACGGTCGGTGACACGGTGTCGCTGCTCCCGCGTGAGCTCGGCCCCGACATCCCCACGTCGGCGGCCACGTCGGCGCTGGCGTCGTCGGTCGGCATCACCTGGACCTCCGAATTGCTGACGGTGACGGGCGTCGATCCTTCCGGACCCGTGAGCGTACAACCCAATTCGTTGGTGAGCTGGGGGGACGGCGTGAACCCCGCGGCGACGACGTCGGGCCAACCGACGGTCACCGCCGCCAAGGAGGCGAGCGCCGTTGCTTTCGACGACCTCAAGGGTGCGCACGCCCAGGCGTCGCGGCTGACCGAGTGGCTCAAGCTCGCACTCGACCAGCCTCAGCTGCTCGAGACACTCGGCGCGACAGCCAATCTCGGTGTTCTCGTCTCCGGACCGGCCGGCGTCGGCAAGGCGACGATGGTGCGATCGGTGTGCGCCGACCGGCGACTCGTCGAACTCGACGGCCCCGAAGTGGGTGCGCTACGCGCCGAGGAACGGCTCTCCAGCGTGTCGTCGGCGGTATCGACGGTCCGCGACGGTGGCGGCGTGCTGCTCATCACCGATATCGACGCCCTGCTTCCCTCACCCGCGGAACCCGTTGCGACGCTGATCCTTACCGAGTTGCGCAACGCCGTCGCCACCGGTGGGGTCGCGTTCGTCGCCACCTCCGCGGTGCCCGACAACGTCGATCCCCGGCTGCGAACACCCGACCTCTGCGATCGTGAACTCGGCTTGAGTCTGCCCGACGGGACGATCCGCAAGCAGCTGCTGGAAGTTCTCTTGCGCGACGTCCCGGCGCAAACTCTGGACCTTGGCGAGATCGCGGACCGCACACCGGGTTTCGTCGTCGCCGACCTGTGCGCGCTGGTGCGCGAGGCGGCGCTGCGGGCGGCGGCGCGGGCCAGCACCGATAACAACCCGCCGTCGCTGACGCAGGAGGACCTCACCGGTGCGCTGAGCGTCATCCGTCCCCTGTCGAGGTCGGCCACCGAGGAGGTGTCGGTCGGATCGGTGACGCTCGAGGACGTCGGCGACATGGCCGAGACCAAGCAGGCATTGACCGAGGCCGTGCTGTGGCCGCTTCAGCATCCGGAGACCTTCGAGCGACTCGGCGTCGAACCGCCGCGCGGCGTTCTGCTCTATGGTCCCCCCGGCTGCGGCAAAACGTTCGTGGTGCGGGCGCTGGCCAGCTCGGGTCGCCTGAGCGTGCACGCCGTCAAGGGTGCCGAGCTCATGGACAAATGGGTCGGCTCATCGGAGAAGGCGGTGCGCGACCTGTTCCGTCGCGCCCGTGATTCCGCACCCTCGCTGGTGTTTCTCGATGAACTCGACGCCTTGGCGCCGCGGCGCGGCCAAAGCTTCGATTCTGGCGTCACCGACCGGGTGGTGGCTGCATTGCTGACCGAGCTCGACGGCATCGAGCCGCTGCGCAACGTGGTCGTACTCGGGGCGACGAACCGTCCCGACCTGATCGACCCGGCCCTGTTGCGGCCGGGCCGGCTGGAGAAGCTGGTGTTCGTCGAGCCGCCCGACGCCGAGGCGCGCCGCGAAATCTTGCGCACCGCAGGAAAATCCGTCCCGCTCGCCGACGACGTCGACCTCGATGCACTGGCCGGTCAGCTCGACGGCTACAGCGCCGCCGACTGTGTGGCGTTGCTGCGGGAGTCCGCGCTGACGGCGATGCGGCGCTCCATCGACGCCGCCGCGGTCACCGCCGACGACGTGGCCAAGGCCCGCGAAACCGTGCGGCCGTCGCTCGACCCCGGTCAGATCGAGTCGCTACGGGCGTTCTCTGCGGCGC
It encodes the following:
- a CDS encoding SDR family NAD(P)-dependent oxidoreductase, which codes for MSAKWTAADVPDQSGRTAIITGSNTGIGYEAAAVLAARGAHVVLAVRNPAKGDEAAARIRTMSPNAVVSVQELDLTSLDSIRAAADALRTAHPRIDLLINNAGVMHTPRSKTKDGFELQFGTNHLGHFAFTGQLLDNLLPVAGSRVVTVSSQAHRFRGAIDFDDLQSEQKYDRATAYARSKIANLMFTYELARRLEASGAPTIATAAHPGSSNTELTRNYPSFLQGAVNVVWGLISQSAEMGALPTLRAATDPGVRNGEYYGPDGMGEQRGHPKRVDSNRQSHDVAVQRRLWDVSEKLTDVSFGV
- a CDS encoding phosphatidylserine decarboxylase, with the protein product MARRPDIQSGPARFAALVRTSVPPMHPAGLPFVGASLAVAALGYRSRWLRRAGLASAAANAAFFRHPPRVPPTRGGLVVAPADGLICLIQEAVPPAELGLPSTPLLRVSIFLSILDTHVQRAPIGGEVVGVAHRPGKFHSAELEAASELNERNSVVIRSPEGAEVIAVQIAGLVARRIVCNTKVGDKLSIGETYGLIRYGSRLDTYLPAGSNLLVSVGQRALGGETVLAELPSAPGATS
- a CDS encoding AAA family ATPase, translated to MTGFDSGRSGTDRPALKQQLTLTARLNTSASDTRRGVVRLHPEVIAALGIREWDAVSLTGSRTTAAVAGVAPSGTPTGTALLDDVTLSNAGVREDTGVLVAPATVYGARSVTLSGSNLATRSISPATLRQALLGKVMTVGDTVSLLPRELGPDIPTSAATSALASSVGITWTSELLTVTGVDPSGPVSVQPNSLVSWGDGVNPAATTSGQPTVTAAKEASAVAFDDLKGAHAQASRLTEWLKLALDQPQLLETLGATANLGVLVSGPAGVGKATMVRSVCADRRLVELDGPEVGALRAEERLSSVSSAVSTVRDGGGVLLITDIDALLPSPAEPVATLILTELRNAVATGGVAFVATSAVPDNVDPRLRTPDLCDRELGLSLPDGTIRKQLLEVLLRDVPAQTLDLGEIADRTPGFVVADLCALVREAALRAAARASTDNNPPSLTQEDLTGALSVIRPLSRSATEEVSVGSVTLEDVGDMAETKQALTEAVLWPLQHPETFERLGVEPPRGVLLYGPPGCGKTFVVRALASSGRLSVHAVKGAELMDKWVGSSEKAVRDLFRRARDSAPSLVFLDELDALAPRRGQSFDSGVTDRVVAALLTELDGIEPLRNVVVLGATNRPDLIDPALLRPGRLEKLVFVEPPDAEARREILRTAGKSVPLADDVDLDALAGQLDGYSAADCVALLRESALTAMRRSIDAAAVTADDVAKARETVRPSLDPGQIESLRAFSAAR
- the moeA gene encoding molybdopterin molybdotransferase MoeA is translated as MRSVEEHQRTVAALIGRRPAVTVPISDTLGLVLAADVVAPLSLPGFDNSAMDGYAVVAEDISGATAEEPVRLPVAEDIPAGRTDQLTLTPGTAHRIMTGAPLPAGATAVIPVESTNGATDTVEIRASAKPGQHIRRAGEDVTAGTTVLRAGQVVSPAALGLAAALGLAELSVIPRQRVLVMSTGSELVAPGTPLQPGQIYESNAVMLAAALRDAGADVVAAPTTGDDVDAFRDALTRHRSDADLIITTGGVSAGAYEVVKDALGAGRPATSGLSGEVEFVKVAMQPGMPQGSGVVDGTPIITFPGNPVSALVSFEVFLRSPLRRAMGLPNADRPRRSAVLTEDLTSPRGKRQFRRGVLDPEAGTVTSYGPPASHHLRWLASANCLLEIDENTAELAGGSNVQVWDLA
- the pssA gene encoding CDP-diacylglycerol--serine O-phosphatidyltransferase yields the protein MIKPRVKAPVISLRILPSAMTVTAICLGLSAVKFALDGRPTESMAFLAVAAILDALDGRMARILKATSRMGEEIDSLADAVNFGVAPAFIVYATLLSSSRIGWIVVLLYAVCIVLRLARFNAMLDVVKPDYENKYFVGMPAPAGAIGAIGPLAAKMQFGDGWWTSEIAVVIWIVGVSLLAVSSLPMRKIHTFAVSPNMVPLLLVAVAILVAASILFPYLVILAIIIGYVIHIPFAIRTRRFLAAHPEVWDDKPRQQRQARRAIRRAQPHRRSVMRLGLRRPGS